One Paralichthys olivaceus isolate ysfri-2021 chromosome 21, ASM2471397v2, whole genome shotgun sequence genomic window carries:
- the cabp5a gene encoding calcium-binding protein 5a, translated as MRLAEEKKSPEDDMSLGAACIFLRGGKNISRGLADDEIDELRDAFNEFDKDKDGLISCKDLGNLMRTMGYMPTEMELIELSQNINMNLGGRVDFEDFVELMTPKLLAETAGMIGMKELKDAFKEFDIDGDGEITTEELRSAMTKLMGEHMSRREIDSIVKEADDNGDGTVDFEEFVRMMSHQ; from the exons ATGCGATTGGCTGAAGAGAAGAAATCACCTGAAGACG ACATGAGTTTAGGGGCAGCGTGCATTTTCTTGCGTGGAGGGAAAAACATT TCACGAGGACTGGCTGATGATGAGATAGATG AGCTGCGTGATGCGTTCAACGAGTTCGATAAAGACAAGGACGGGCTGATCAGCTGTAAGGACCTGGGGAACCTGATGAGGACGATGGGTTACATGCCCACAGAGATGGAGCTGATTGAGCTGAGTCAGAACATCAACATGAACC TTGGTGGCAGAGTTGACTTTGAAGACTTTGTAGAACTGATGACTCCGAAGCTGCTGGCGGAAACAGCTGGGATGATTGGCATGAAGGAGCTTAAAGACGCCTTTAAAGAG TTCGACatagatggagatggagagatcACAACAGAAGAACTGCGGTCCGCCATGACCAAGCTGATGGGCGAGCACATGAGTCGGAGAGAGATAGACTCCATCGTGAAAGAAGCAGACGACAACGGAGATGGCACCGTAGACTTTGAAG AGTTCGTCAGAATGATGTCCCATCAATGA